The Gammaproteobacteria bacterium genome segment CGGAACTATTACCGAGGCCAATGCCCGGCGGGTGCTGGTGAAAGAGCTGTTGGTAGGTGCGCTCAATGGGGTGTTATGGGCGTCGGCGATGGCCTTGGTGGTGCTGATCTGGCAGCAGCAGTTGCTGTTGGCGCTGGTCATCGCCATGGCAATGGTCATCAATTTGGGATTCGCCGCCTTGTGCGGCGTACTTATTCCGATCTTGATTCGCAAGCTCGGCATCGATCCGCCGCTAGCCAGCGGCGTTATCCTGACGACGGTGACCGACGTCGTCGGCTTTTTTGCCTTCCTGGGGCTAGCGACTCTTGTACTGGTGTAGCCCCGATGGGTTGCCGCGGATCCCCCCAATCGCTACCCTTCGTCTGCCGAAAATTGCGCCACTTTAGGTGTGTGCAATATTGAGTAGTGGAGGGGGTCCTATGTCACCAAATATCCTGCAAGTCCTGACTCAGGCGATCAAGGATCGGCGCTGTGTGGCGCTGCGCTACCACGATCAGCGCGAGATCCGTGTGGTGGAACCGCACGCGATATATACCGATGATCGTTCAGCGCTCGTGCTCGATGCCTATCAAGTTCGCGGTTTTTCATCGTCCGGCCGCCCGGTCCCGTTTTGGCGCCCGTTCCGCCTCAAGGAAATATCGGCGGTCCAGGTAGTGGGCGAAACATTCATGCCGCGCACCACAGAGGGTTTTAGTGCCGCGCGGCTCAAATATAAAAACGGTTTAGTCGCCATCGTCCAAACGTCGAGTGCACCGCGGTTCGCTTATCCGCCGGCAACGGCGGCGGAGATGGGCCCGCCGCGGCCGCAGCATTTGCGGCGTTAGTCATAGCGGTAAATCATGTCCATAAAAACAAACGGCGCCTTAGGCGCCGTTTGTTTTTGCCGTGCTCGTTTTTTGTTAACCAATATCGTCTTTGGTCAACGAATTGACCATGTCATGAATCACGTGCGTATCCCGACTACGTAATACCTTGCGCGCGAACTGCGCCAGTTTACCGGCATGGCTCAAACGCACGTTGCGTTTGATCATGAGCAGCGTCGCCGGGTGCATGCTGAACTCGCGCAGGCCGAGGCCGAGCAGCAGCGCGGTGTAGCGCGGGTCGCCGGCCATTTCGCCGCACATGGCAACCGGGATGCGCGCCTTGCGGGCGGCATCGAGCGTGATCGAGATCAAACGCAGAACCGCCGGGTGCAGCGGATCGTAGAGATAATTGACCGAGTCGTCGACACGATCGATAGCGAGCGTGTATTGAATAAGATCGTTGGTGCCGATCGAGAAGAAGTCGAGGTGCGGCGCGAAGATGTCGGCGGAAATGGCGGCGGCTGGCACTTCGATCATGCCGCCGATCGGCAGGCGTGGGTTGAACTTCTCGCCGGCGCGCTTGAGGTGCCACTTCGTTTCTTCAATGAGATCGAGCACGC includes the following:
- a CDS encoding WYL domain-containing protein, with amino-acid sequence MSPNILQVLTQAIKDRRCVALRYHDQREIRVVEPHAIYTDDRSALVLDAYQVRGFSSSGRPVPFWRPFRLKEISAVQVVGETFMPRTTEGFSAARLKYKNGLVAIVQTSSAPRFAYPPATAAEMGPPRPQHLRR